The following is a genomic window from Malus sylvestris chromosome 7, drMalSylv7.2, whole genome shotgun sequence.
aaattttattttttaagttattaattttttaacacacgtatctcaccatttatatagtaacacgtgatgtaccacttcGTGTGccagtcacattgaaaaatctctactGTTGTCACATACTATCTATAGCAAAAGAACCAATTAAATTATTATCCCAGTTTTTGCAAATTGCAATCCTTGACTTGTAGTGGACGTAGTCATGGAGGCATCCTATTGGTATTTCCTTCGTCGTCCTCTTCCATTTAGCTTCTGCTAATAATTACCATTGGTAATGGCAATATAGAAATCATTGGTTTCAAACAAATGGTATGGTGGAAGATCAAAGTCACACATACAGAAtcttataaaaacaaataaaattatgttGACTTAGGAACTTTATATAGTGAATCTCTAAGTTAAAAGGTGATTTCCGCACTTTCGTTCTTTCTTCAAgcatttattattttgttattgttCATTGATTCTCCTTTAATTTGTTCAATCCAACAActagaacaaaagaaaagagtgtgctcaagaagaagaaaaatgagcgcAGAAATCATTTTCTATTCAGATTCCCTTTTACAATGGAAAGACAAATCTCTTTGCTTCAACAAATAATCACCTCCTGGATTTGCAAGAGGCCAATGCAAATGGTGCAAAAGCATTTGCTTTAGGAAATGGAGAAGCAAAACATTTTTGTCTCTATATATAATACAGAAACCGCGTTTCCAGTACTTCAATTAAAATCAAAGATCAAATGGCAGTAATTTAGTCATTTTCATTGTCTCGTTCTTCAAACGTGGAGGTGGTCTTCTCAGCCAAGCCAACTAGTAAGTGGAAAATAAGAAACATGCCAATGGAGTTTAGCTTCTAGTCCTTGCCAGTTTCTCGTTTCGAAGGGACAATTAGTAGACATATCAAATCAAAGAGAAAAACTGCCAAACACAACTTCATTTTCTGTGACGATGATCAATTTCTTCCAAATACATCTGTATTGCAGTCCCATATTCAACTTAAACCACCACCAATCCTGATATTCAAAGTCTTATCATTAAGAAGAagaattttttaagttttgtgaaTCAAATATAATTGTCGCACATTAGAGATAATTAGACTGTATGGAtttgtatgaaagtgaaatgactcatttaaaaaaattgagttAAGTAGTGTCCACTTGCACTGGTACCTTTCGACCTAAATGCGTCCATCCATAGAGCTAGTCACACATAAGGACCGTTCCGGTACCTTTCAATCTAAATGCAACCATGTATGGAACTAGTCAAATATGGTCATGAATGATGAAATTGACGATCAATATTAGTGTAACCGGAAAAAGAACCGAAGAACATGAATCCGTGACAAATGAGTATAGAGTAAATTGTCAAAAGTCTTTGTGTATAATAAGTAAATACGACAGCTACACTTACCTAACGTTTCTCGCCCTTTCTTCCATGACATTTTTTTTCACGTTCCTTCCAGCTGTATTATTGAGCATTATTTTCTGCGAACTAGGGTAAACGTGGAAGTCGTTTTCACAGTCTCAACTTTTTCAGAAAAAGATGAAACCTGGAGAGACGCTAATGTAATTGCTCAATCATGATCTACCTTTTAGCATTTTTTATAGCTAATCTTTTCAATCCCTAAAGATTCCTAACTTCCTGGAGGCTCAAACAGTCAACTGGGTCATTCACTTTTCACTGTGATTGTTTACCTTGGGAAATGTTTTATTACATCAATAATATTTTTTGGTAAAGATTTGGCAtaaatttgaatgaaaattcTGACGATGTaagaaaagataaataaaagaaGTAAACATTGATTGCGCTTATATTATCCTCATGACATTGGTGAAAAATAGCTTTTTTGCCAAGTGTATTCAAGTCAAATTTGGAGAATTggatccttttttttatttatttgttcgaAGTTCATGGACTACTCTTTAAAATTATACGACTCTCATTTCTCTATTCCACTGGCCTTATTCACACAAATTAACGGTCCacatctctctttcttcttttgaacGACTCCAATATAGAATCAATTGGCTCCGAATTTGAAGATCTAAAGAAGATCTCGATTTAAATTCGAAAAGGAggaaaaacaataataataacaacCGGCCCATTAATTAGAGTCAGATAATCATTGACAAATAAAAAAGTCTCAGGATATCCTTCGCCTGCAATGTATGGATCATATAACAAGGAATTTGTTTTTCAGTCTTTCAGATGAGCAGAtaagaataaatttaaaataaccgacaaatgatatttttattagctccagttttattttatttttataaaccaTAAAGGAGCTACAAAAGTTCTTCCTGCGTATGCAATTACAACGTCTCCGTTTCGAAGGACACCTTTTTGTTAGGAccaggtataaaatatcgatgatatcggaaatatcgctagttcaaaaacacggaaatttcaatgaatatatcgggatattatcgatatcgataaaaattaaataaaaatcacggaaattgtaagaaaaacttggaaatttttattgaaactttgcaggatgtttatttagtcaattatctattagtttatcacaaaaaattggaaggaaatgcattgcatgataaatataactgatttaagttgattatatagcgagctgacaaatattgtgagtgtagaaaatatgtagtagttaatgaaagaagtttaaacaaatcataatcatttatatataatgaattagtacaatattttacattttatacattgcatggtaagatacatgagtgacttagcaaggtctaaaatatcgatgatatcggaaatatcggtagtccaaaaacacggaaatttcgatgaaaatatcgatatattatggatattttagaccttggacTGCCTAATTGTTTATTCCCAACATGCCTAGCATATGAATGCAGCATACGAAAAGCTGTGTGGAAGTGACTCCACATGGTGCCAAGTGGCATGCGACTTCGATGTCCACTAGATTCATTGGTGATGCTCATTGCTTGGCTGTGTTGTCTATTTAACCGCGTAAAAGAGTTGGTATTTCCTGTTCATGCACATATAGGAAGTCAATATGTTGTTCTTGCTGGAATCCATACCATAGCATGAAAAATATCAAGTTTTACGTAACGGTACATTTCTTTATGCATTTgagaatttgtttttaattcttTCGTCGCCTGAATAGCTTGTATATGAAAAATATCTTTAGACATAAAAACGTCAAAGTGACTTTGTGAAAAATATTTTTGCTTTGTAAGAAATGATGGGGAGATAAAATCTACTCCTTTAAGGATAAAGACTTTATCAAATAGAGACGTTAAAGTGACAGTACTATCTttcatttgttgttgtataattGATTTGAGCACTCTCTCACTTTAGCGTAACCCGTTTCATGTAAGTCATTCTTCCTTGCAAGTAATTATTCTTGGTAAGAATTGATTCCCGTCCTACATCATCAAGCTATATATCCTTTTACCAAAATTAATATTTGAATATGTGCATGATTAGAATAAAAGCAAAAACCATGACCGATGCAGCAAATTAACTATTTCAactgcatatatatatagaggtcAAGAGGGGCTCtgggagaaaagaaaacaaaagggcTTTGGAGCAGTTGGGAAGCAGAAAGAATGGTAGAGGAGAAGCCTGAGGAAGAAACCATAGTAGAGGAGAAGATGGAATTATCAGAAGTACACTTGAAGACTGCTCATTTTGTGCTGGTTCACGGCATAAGTCATGGAGCATGGTGCTGGTACAAAATCCGGTGTCTCATGGAGAATTCCGGCTACAAGGTATCGTGTGTCGATCTCAAGAGCGCCGGCATCGATCAATCTGATGCGAACTCAGTCCTTTCTTTTGATGATTACAACAAGCCACTCCTGGACTTACTGTCTGCTCTCCCTGAGAATGAACAGGTCTTTTATTTTGCTTCACTAATCATgactaataatttttttttaattgtttgattATAGGAAACATGATTAGGGGATTGCTTTGTCtgcttaattaatatgtttCTATGCAGGTAATTCTGGTGGGACACAGTGCTGGAGGGCTGAATGTAACTCAGGCCACTATCAAGTTCCCAAAGAAAATTCTCCTAGCAGTATATGTTGCAGCAACAATGCTCAAACATGGGTTCTCCACTGATCAAGATTTCAAAGATGTAATTCATTTTTCAAATTGCTACTTAATACCTTTTTTACTAATTAACTATAAGCTATATTTTTATGATGATTCAGTTTGAATTTAACATGGGAATTAAACTGTGAGTTGGCAGTCATGCATGACAGGTTGAATTTAGCTAGTTTTGAATCTTTGATTGGAAATTAGTAAGGTTTAAGATCCCAATGTTGGTAATGGCTGCCAACTGCCATGACAAACAAAATGGTTGTTAGGCCTAATCTCCtaagaaataattaaacaattaaTTATACTATTAGTCTGATTAAAGCAGATTTGGTGAGGATACAAACCCAAAGTTGATGTGTATGGAAagtgattaaattttgattacaAAGTCATTCGTAgcttttcaattatttattCTATCACGTTGCATAGCAAATTAGCAATCATATATTAAAATTAGGGCATCATTTTTCCAATCAAGCCCAAATGATTGAGATGAGACCAATTAGTatcggttttttatttttttatttatttatacaagCGATAATGGATGAAGAAGAATTGAATTCTAGACCTCGATTTTGCAACGTTGAATACTCTTAGTTAACTGAGTTACAAGTCTttgcaattaattttttttcctgataGTAATGTTTGTGTGTAACAGGGGGTGCCAGATTTATCAGAGTTTGGTGATGTATATGAGTTAGGGTTTGGATTGGGAGCTGATAAACCTCCAACAAGCGCCATTGTCAAGAAAGAATTCCAACGCAAAATCTCATACCAATTGAGTCCTCAAGAGGTATCATCATATAAACCAATAATTCTATCACAGTTGAATTGATGCACTTGGTCGATCGATCATAGACTTTTTTGTGCCTATGGATAATAGGTTGCTCAggctttcctttcttctttcttttttggtggTGGGCTCTTGGCATTTTGTGTCACAGtcctttgctttgcttttgagCAAATTGGATGGCCATGAACATGTACAGCACCACATTCAGTTCTTCACATGATCAATTCGAATATGGAAGTAGAATTCTCTCCGCTCCAAATCATCTCCCATCTCCTCTCATCCTCTCTCACTTTAACCTATCTTTCTTTCTATAATGAAGTCAATACAAGATGTTAATgtgacttaatcgtgaccgttcaaataagagaagaaggaaagagagagaaatttgAACGAGAGAGAATCATACTTCTCGAATACGAGCATCACATTAAGCCCTTTTTTATAGACACGGCGTAGTGagaaaatcttttttttttattcaatattTTTTAACTTTGATATGACTTAAGTTACTAACATGGTAAATCCTTGGAGTGTAAAATCATCATGTAAAACTTAGACTTTATTTCTAGTTTGGTTAATTGCTTTAGTTTTAGGTTTTAAGTGTCAAATTTAGGTTCGGTAAGGACCATTAGATCCCCTAAATTAAGCTCATTCTGTCATGTTTAAGGATAGGATGCCATGCACAAAATCGCTTTTCACATGATTCATGtactttcattcaatttttagttAATCTTGCTATAATTAATATACACATGTTAAGAGTTTGATACGTCAATTATCTATGCACTCTTGTTGGTTCCTTACTATATTGATTAATGTTGGTCTCACAATGATTGATGTTATAGGGCGTTCCTACGTATATACATGGATGACTGACATTAACAAACTAGAACTCATACACATGCTAATTTCATGCCTATTTTCCTTAGGATTCGACGCTAGCTGCCATGCTTTTGAGGCCAGGGCCGCTCTTGGCAATCACGTCAGCCCATTTCGAAGAGGACGGCGTCATCGACCAAGTGCCACGAGTTTACGTTAAAACGCTGCATGACCATGTCGTGAAACCAGAGCAACAAGGTTCGATGGTAAAGAGGTGGCCGCCATCGGAGGTCTATGTTTTGCATAGTGATCACAGCCCTATGTTCTCCACCCCATTTCTGCTATTTGGCTTCCTTGTAAAAGCAGCGGCTTCTTTTGGTGGACTTAAATAGTAGCTAGGACTAGGATCCTAGGATTTTTCATTACTTCATtggaaaaaaatcaaataatatagGGGAATAAGAACATATGGAGCACTTGGAGCTAACGGAAGATTGGAAGCAAAATCGAGCGCATTGGCGttataggattcatatagccgaccacATTTAATGATGGGATAAGGCTTGATTATTGTTGTTGTGTAGGGGAATAAGAACAATCAAATGTTCATCAATTGGATATATGTGAGACGCTAAAACGACCACAGTGACGTTATATGTTATACAGCTGACCACACTTTATGAGACAAGATTtggtggttgttgttgttgtaatggAGAATAAGAACAAACAAATGTTCATCAATTGGATATGTGTGAACTGTATAGTTGTGGTAAAATGATTGATTGCGCATAGTaaacatgaatttttttttttggtacaaatAGTATATGAATTATTTGGTTACATCCTTGGAATATGAGACAATTTTCAATAGAGCttcctttgttgttgttgataatTTAAAGTTGAGAAATGAGCATGAGTATATATCTGGGGTGGTGCGGTTCAAACACTGGGGTGGTGCTGTTCAAACACCCCGTTTTACCTTACATATATTTCtgtcaatttttttcttaaattttatttaattcattcgatccgacggtcgaaattaaaaagaatgtgtgaatagcaccacCCTTTATCTTCTAATATCATTGAGCACTCTCTCTTACTGATGTCATGTAACAAAAAATGCACACATTCAACTATCACGGGATGATCCAGTGGTTGGGGACAAATTACAGGCCTTGTGGTTGAATTCTAGGCCCGTATTCCATATAGCATGTCCTAGGTTAGATCCCTTTCGCTGGTGAATCGTATGATGGTGACCAGGAGGAGGCTGAtatgcctctgtgagtctttccGGCCCCCGAAAAAGAAGACTGCACCACCAGCTAGTCcctttttaaaagaaagaaaaaatgtttACATTCAATTTAGAGTATCCTATGATGCAGTTTAACGACAGAAATTGTATATAGTCGTGGCATCCTTGAAGATTTGTTTCTTCTAAAATTCATACACGTTCGAAACACATCTAAAATgtgaaaaagaaaaccaaaccttagataaaactaaaacaaaaatggAAACCTTGGCCAATTTTTCACACGAATAAGTATTGATAAGGGAGTTTAAAAATTAAACGGCTctgataattttaattttttttaagtaaacaACAATGTCAAATCACTCTAGTATTTTTATGAAAATACATTGTTGCGAATATATTGAGAACTTCttatttaaattgaaaatataaGTCCAACAACTCAAAAAAATAATgtcttaattttttgaaattaagGACTGCTTTGGAAAAAGCTTTTGTATAAATAGAAGGTCAAATCCAATAAATAATCTCCGTAGTCAAGAAATATTCGAAAAGTAGCTCCCTAATGTTTAAAAGGGTGAGGAGACCATGGTAGAGGAGGCTACAAATTTAAGCccaatttcacatttgatttaTTCTTTTAATATTACTTTTCATTTCATCTGTGCACTCCATGGAGCTGATGGTCTTATACAGAAGGACTTCTATGGAACATTGATGCTATTATGATGATATTTCAAGCGAATTACGCGGTATTATATGATAAAGTTAAAACGTATAACAGTGCGTAATTGGTTTGAGATAACGTCACTGTGATATCTAGTTTTTAAGTAAACGAGAAAgacatgaaaactataaaactataaacccttttttttttttaacaaacgataaaccccatttttttaacaaacaataaacCCCATTGAAAAGGAGACTTTATTAAAATACACAAATCAGAAAAGGCACCAAAGGCCTCTAAACAGAGATATTTTTTAATGTGCCGGCAAGACGGTCTGATACCAGGGTGATAATataattggttgaaaactttaaaatacaaaatttcaaactAATTGTAGTATGACACTTAATATATTGGACCGTGTTCCGGCACACTCAAAATTTCCTCTAAACCATTCCCGTTTCAGCTTCCGGAACTTTATCTTTGCTAACAATGGCAGCACTTGTTTCAGCTGCATTCTCAATTGCACTAACGGCTGTCACACCGTTGCCTCCGAAATCATTGTCCTCCCCGGAAATCTCCTCAAGCGACCTCCCCTTGGTCTCTGGCACCAAGAAACTGAAGAAGAATCCGATCAAATTAATCACGGCAAGCGCCTTGATCGCCTTTTGCACCCCTTCAACCTCACGAGTATAACTCTGCAGCACAAATGCAGCAAGTATAGCCCCCGCTTTGCCCGCCGCCGCTGACACCCCGTGGCATGTGGACCGGAACCTAGCCGGGAAAAGCTCGGCCGGCACGATGAAAGTCGTGCTGTTGGGCCCAAAGTTTGCGAAAAACAATGTCAGCCCATATAACAAAGTGAACAATTTAGTGTGACCTTTGCAGAACTCATAGGTGGAGTGTTTATCCTCACACTCCACTCCCCTGAGATTTCCGTAATGAAACCCTAGAACTCCCATGAAAATCGACATCAGTAAAAACCCGCCTAGCTGGATCGGTTTTCTTCCAAGCTTGTCAATGGTAAACACAGTAAACCAGTAACCGGGAACCGAGGCAAAAAGTGCTACTAGCAGCATTGCACTGGATAGCCTGTAGACTTCTTCAATTGCATTCATTGCGGAAGGTCTAGGTAAAAGTCCACTTGAAGGGTAAATATCTTTCTGAGTGAGCTGGAGGCTGTAAAATGCAATGTCCAGCAGGAAccaggtggtggtggtgccgagAAGATGGGTGCCGTGCCGCCTAAGAAACTCCCTAGAAAACAACTTATATGCGGAATTTGGATCAACTAGGGTTTTGGAACCAGATTCTCCGACCGGTATGTCCCTTTCGAGGACTTTGGCCATGTCTGCATTGGCCTTGTCCTGATCTCCTGCAACCAAGGCAGTGTACCTTGCAGTCTCAGGCATTTTTAGTCTCCAATAGAAGGTCAGAGCCGCGGGGACTGCGCCGAACATGAGCACGATTCGCCACACAAAATCGCCTTCCGGCTGAGTGGAGAGGACAGGATTAGTCCAAAAATCCTTAGCTGGGTAGACTAGCAAGAATAGTTTGGACACGAACATGGCTACGGCTCCTGCAACCAAAATGCCAATTCCTTGCATTGCAAACACAGCTGCAATGAACCCGCCTCGGGTTTTTTGGTTGGCGTATTCGGACATGATCACTGCTGAGAGGGGATAGTCCCCTCCAATTCCGAATCCGAGCCAAAATCGGAAGAAACAGAGAGTTGTGACTACACCTTGAGCACTGTGGCCAAAGGAAAGGCCGGAGGCCAGAGCACATCCCACCATTGTGACTAATGTGATTCCGTAAACTTTTTTTCTACCAAGTTTGTCGCCAAGCCAGCCAAAGAAGAGTTGCCCTGCTAGGGTTCCGAACAGAGCAACCCCTGTTATGGCATTGTTGATGTGGTTAGGCAGAACGCCGGGCTTGTTGGTTGAAGGGTCGTAGTAGTAAAGGCGGCCTATGAGTTTTGTGACCGCAGTGATGCAGAAGAGGTCATAAGCATCGGTGAAAAACCCCATGCCGGCAATGACAATCGCTTTGTAATGGTAAAGTTGAGTCCTGGCATTGTCGAGAGTCGAAAAGAAGGTTTCTTTTCCATCCGCCATGGCAGAAAGTTGGGTTTTTTTGGCGACTGAGTGAGGGAGCCCGGGAAAGGTTTGCTAAAGAAATGATGATTTAAGAAGATCAAGGGGGCGGAGATTACCCCTGTTGTATTTTGGATTTTGGAAGATTTTCGAGAAATTCGCATTGTGATCAACGATTAATTTGTTTGAAATGCCGTTAGTACCTAGAGGACACTAATCTCTGGGACAAGTTTTCTATGTAACTCTCTGTCTCTTTCTGTTCTTTCTTGTCTGGTACACAATTGCCAAAGCTGAACCAATACATAGTTTGAGAAAAGCTTGCCATACAAGAAACGTATTCAGATGTATGTAACTTCTTCTTTTCTTAAGAGATTTCCTCTCAAATAATGCTGAATTTTGTCCGATTGCGATTGTcttctcatttttttcattCGATTCCAAATTGTATGTAATATCAACTTATATGAGTTGTTTCTGTGTGTCGGAGTACGCGTGTCAAGATTTGTCTATTTAGGGTTACTAAAATAGCATTGAGTTGCCTTCAGCTCCAACAACCTTGTACTGCAAGCAACAAAACGACATTGATATGCTGTACCCCTGACAGAGAAGATCTAAAAATTCTCTGATATGATGATATAACTATGTAATGAATCAAGATAACGAGTTTGTAGGACATCATTTTACACATTGAGGCCGGATTGACTTTTGTGAGAATATcccgaagaaaagaaaaacgaaaaaatTCATCACCATAGAGTCAAGTAGGAGACTTGGTTGCTAACTGAGCCACGACGGCTGCTGTCTTCTTCTGGAGCTCCGGCTTGTTTCCTCCAATGAGTTTGTCCACTTGTCTTCCATCTTTAAGAAAAACGAATGTCGGAGTGGCCTTTATATCCCATGAAGTACTCAACTCCTGCAACCCCGGAATAACGAGAAGGAAAATTTCATTGGCAGCTGCATTTCTATACATCTGTTCTACGCAAAATATGCGATAAAATAAGAAATCATTCGCACTTACAGCGAGAACATCAACATCCACGGTTAGAAATAAGGTAGAAGGATATTTATCTGCAAGCTCACAGTAGGCTGGTGCAATTACAAGACAAGGCCTACACCAAGATGCACTGAAATTTGCAACAACCTGTTGGACAGTTCAATAGAGAGGATCTCGTGAGAGAGAAAATTTGTCTTTAGGGTTACACATTATCTCTAGCAAGTCCGATTTTTGCTACATCCGGCTCACGAAGGTTagcaaaaattttatttttgtgacaATATTGGTTTGAAAATTCTCCTTTGGCTCAAGAACTGATTAGAAATTTGTTCATAAACGACGCTAATTTCAgtaatttgaagtttttttatcACGGCGTAGAAAAGGTACATTATGTGAATTCATGACAAAATTAAGAACACGAAAAACTTACAATCTTTCCATCCTTGATTGCTTCTGATAACTTTTCCTCCCAACCGTCCATGGTCTTTATAAGGTGCACATTTCCACCGGCAAGATGATGACCCTCTTGATGAACCTCATCAACATTATATCCGGTACACTGCAAGAAATCGAAGCATTTCCTCAGATGGAATGCAGAAAGAGGCCAATTATATCGGATGGTTTTAAATGATCCTTGTGTGCATATAAAGAAACTTACCACAGAGCAGCAGCTTCCCATTGGGTGTGCACAGATGAACTGGGAATATATTTACCAGAAACATCtacaaaagtaaaagtaaaaacCTTGTCAGAAATTCAAAATATGCAATTGTGACTGGCCATCGTGTTGATTTGATCCAGAGACATTAGCTAAATTTGCATAGACACGAAGAAAAAATCCTCCGAAAAAGAATCATGTTCGTAATTCCTCGATTAATTGCCTCATTTTCTTGTATTAATTTGGTGTTGATCTAAATAACAACATTACGtaaacaaagagaagggttttagattgatgagatgaattaccTCAGACAAGCTTTAATCTCCATGGTGATTAAAGCCTAATCCGCGACCGAggatgatgaaaaaaaaaaaaaaacccaggaaTCAAGATTAATTAAGATGATGGAAGGAAGGGATTATgatagaaaaaattaatttgtggACGTCGATTCAAGAAAaaatgggaaaat
Proteins encoded in this region:
- the LOC126629187 gene encoding low affinity inorganic phosphate transporter 8-like isoform X1: MKLQVFVRTLIFLSLVTPFPSSVLSDLNSDGQALLNFAGTVVHTRKLNWNASIPVCTSWVGITCNLNKTGVTAIHLPGIGLFGSIPSNSIGKLRALRVLSLHSNFLYGSLPSDIPSIPSLEFLYLHQNNFSGKLPASLSPNLIVLDLSFNSFSGNIPPKIQNLTRLTTLRLQNNFISGAIPNLNLPALKLLNLSFNNLNGAVPYSLDKYSNSSFVGNPQLCGAPLNNCSKNTSTYPSASPAFLLPSPTILKNHHATLIKKLSPGTIVAVAIGGSAVLVLLVLVVVICCLKRTNKVGGGMLKGKASGDGKGEMPKDFGSGVQEAEKNKLFFFEGCHYNFDLEDLLRASAEVLGKGSFGTTYKAVLDEETTVVVKRLREVVVGKREFEQHMEVVSTLDNARTQLYHYKAIVIAGMGFFTDAYDLFCITAVTKLIGRLYYYDPSTNKPGVLPNHINNAITGVALFGTLAGQLFFGWLGDKLGRKKVYGITLVTMVGCALASGLSFGHSAQGVVTTLCFFRFWLGFGIGGDYPLSAVIMSEYANQKTRGGFIAAVFAMQGIGILVAGAVAMFVSKLFLLVYPAKDFWTNPVLSTQPEGDFVWRIVLMFGAVPAALTFYWRLKMPETARYTALVAGDQDKANADMAKVLERDIPVGESGSKTLVDPNSAYKLFSREFLRRHGTHLLGTTTTWFLLDIAFYSLQLTQKDIYPSSGLLPRPSAMNAIEEVYRLSSAMLLVALFASVPGYWFTVFTIDKLGRKPIQLGGFLLMSIFMGVLGFHYGNLRGVECEDKHSTYEFCKGHTKLFTLLYGLTLFFANFGPNSTTFIVPAELFPARFRSTCHGVSAAAGKAGAILAAFVLQSYTREVEGVQKAIKALAVINLIGFFFSFLVPETKGRSLEEISGEDNDFGGNGVTAVSAIENAAETSAAIVSKDKVPEAETGMV
- the LOC126630520 gene encoding methylesterase 17-like; this encodes MKNIKFYVTRSRGALGEKKTKGLWSSWEAERMVEEKPEEETIVEEKMELSEVHLKTAHFVLVHGISHGAWCWYKIRCLMENSGYKVSCVDLKSAGIDQSDANSVLSFDDYNKPLLDLLSALPENEQVILVGHSAGGLNVTQATIKFPKKILLAVYVAATMLKHGFSTDQDFKDGVPDLSEFGDVYELGFGLGADKPPTSAIVKKEFQRKISYQLSPQEDSTLAAMLLRPGPLLAITSAHFEEDGVIDQVPRVYVKTLHDHVVKPEQQGSMVKRWPPSEVYVLHSDHSPMFSTPFLLFGFLVKAAASFGGLK
- the LOC126629190 gene encoding thioredoxin H4-1-like; translation: MGSCCSVCTGYNVDEVHQEGHHLAGGNVHLIKTMDGWEEKLSEAIKDGKIVVANFSASWCRPCLVIAPAYCELADKYPSTLFLTVDVDVLAELSTSWDIKATPTFVFLKDGRQVDKLIGGNKPELQKKTAAVVAQLATKSPT